The Flavobacteriales bacterium region GAACGACAGCACCTTGGCCAATCCTACAGTTAGCCCGAGTGAGACGACCACCTATACCGTGTTCACCGATAATTCGATCTGTTCCGGTCAGGACGAAGTGACCGTCATCGTAGAAGAGATTCCTACACTGGATTTCCAAATAGAAGCCGAACCGGGGTGTGACGCATTGCGCGTGCGCTTCAACAATCTGAGCGATCCGGAACTCACCTATATCTGGGATCTCGGTGATGGCACCAGCTCTGAAGAATTCTCTCCAGTACACGCCTATGAATTCAATGCTTCCTATCTCATCACATTGACCGGCCAATCAGAACTCGGTTGCGTCTATACCCGCGATGAGATCTTGGATGCCAGTGATTTTGAGAGCTATTTCGAGATTGCCGTTCCCAATGTTTTTACGCCTAATGGTGATGGGAACAATGATGTCTTCGATATCAATCTGACCGGACAGGTAGAGGATTGTTTCTATATGGAGATCTTCAATCGATGGGGGCAGACCATGTTCCTCGCTGCTGGAAACGCTACCCGATGGGATGGATTCACCCGCGCAGGGGATCCTGCAGCAGCGGGAGTGTATTTCTACGTGATAGAGTTCAATGGACTTTCCTACAAGGGAAGCGTCCAGTTGATACGTTGAAGAAGGTTCAGCTTAATTATTCAAAGCCCCTTCGGCAATCCACTTGCTGATCTTCTCAATATTGCAGGCACTGAGCTGTCCTGCATTCTGCGGCATAGGTGAACAACCTGACGCATGCTGGATACTACACAGCAAAGATCCATCTTGCACCCGCTCATTGACTCCGCCATACGTAGATAGATCGATGCTTCCACTCGGGGTTCCACCGCTGTGACAAGTAATACAATGGGTCTCCAGGATCGACATTACATCCAGCGAATAAGTGACCGATACTGTGTCGCATAGATTTCCCTGGGGATAGAGTTCTTCCTCGATATCGTAGTAACAGGATTCGAGAAAGAGCCCTGCCATCAAGATGGATATCATGAAAAACAGGGCTCTATTCACGCTATGACCAAACAGACTATTCATGAATGACAATTCGTTTTGTCTGGATTGCTCCAGCCTCGATCATGCTGATCAGGTATACTCCGGCCACATCTGGCGCAGGTATGGAATACATGTTCTGAGAAGAAAGGGGAGTCAAGCTCTCCTCTGCGATCATGGCTCCTGTGATATCCATGATCTGAAAGCGTGGCTGACGAGGACCTTGGTCTGGAAAAAGGATGTGGAGAGTCCCATCCGATGCATAATGGACCGACCATGGTGTTTCTGAGAAATCAGCACCTTCTAGTCCCACCGCAGTACACACGCCATTTATCTGTCCGAATTCGCCCACTGTAAAGGCTTGATTGAAACTCTGACCATGAATGGCTGAGAGCTCGAATGGAGAACCCTCTATGCCGATATCTATCCAAGTCTCTCCCCCGTTATTGGTGGCCATCACTTTACCAGGTCCACCACAGGCCCAGCCGATGCTCTCATTATGGAAGTAAACGTCCTCGAACTCGGAATTTGGATCGATGGCGATGAACTCGACATTGTCCCAGGTAGAATTGAGACGATATAGTCCACCTTCAGCTGCGATATATGCAGATCCTTGAGCAAAGGCAATGTCCTTCATATCACCGGATGTAGCCAGAATCAAAGGTGTCCAGGTCTGTCCGCCATTATCAGTAGTCAATAAGGTATTGTCCCGTCCGCATACGATTCCGTGCATCTCATCGATGAAATGAACACCGTGTAGACGAGCCGGACTTCCGCTGGATTGCGTCATCCAGGTGGCTCCTCCATCGCTCGTGTGGATGATGTTCCCTTCTTTACCGACCATCCAGCCCATGTCCGCATTCAGGAAGTAGAGCCCTTCTAGGTCATCGCTTGCGGGGGTGTTGCTGAACGTCCATGTCAGACCACCATCTGTAGTCTTCCCAAAAGCTGCATCATCACCTAGCACATACCCTGTATTCTGGTCGATGAAATAGAATTTACCGATATCATTCAGATAGGTGATATCCACATCGGTCCAGGTGGAGCCACAATCAGAGCTCCGTTTCATGAGTCCCATTTCTCCAGCGATGAGTACATCTCCATTGGAGAATACATGTACCCCACCCAACTCCAATGTGGTACCGATGGAGTATTGGGGCCACTGGGCCATCCCAAGAGCAATGGCAAGGCTAAAGATGAATGTGCAGATAGTTTTCATAATGATCGATGTTGAAGTTTGTGATTCAATTATCTGGTGCCCCTTCTAGTATCCAGGTCTGAATGAGATCGATCTCACAGGCTGGGAGGGCATTACTGTTATATGGCATCAATGGATATCCGTTGCTACCGGTGATCGAGGAGTAGAGTGCACCACTTATAGCGATGGTGCTGATATCCCCATAATCCTCCAATGAAAGTCCGCTACTCGGCTGAGCGCCTGAATGGCAGCCTTGACACTTCAGCTCGATGATGGGATAGATGGTCTGTGCAAATGTGACTTCCGTGGTGTCACATGAACTACAGGAGTTGTCTTGTGCCCCTTGGGCTATCCAATCGTAGATCATCTGGATCTGCTCCGCAGTGAGAGGGTCTTCCCCTGCAGGAGGCATACGGTCGTCCAAGTCGCTATCGGTGATGGTCTCATAGATCTCAGAATCTGCCGGATCGAAAGGTTCTACGTCTCCCGTGGTGACAATATTGAAGTATGAATCCAGTACCACCCCATCTTCAGCAGTAGCCGCATCATGGCACCCGGGTTGAGCACAGGAGGCTGTCAAGAATGGTAGTATCTCATTGACAAAGTAGACCGAATCCGGATCGCAAGGATTCCCTTGGAAAACAGTCGTATCCGGACCTCCACCCGTGGTATCGATAGGATCTTCAACGATCAATTCGTCCAGAATAGGGTCGTGCTTACAGGCTTGAGCTGCACAGACTACCAACGCTACGATTATCCAGATCCTATTCATCTCATTCGAAATATTACGCCTCAAAGCTAGATCCAGACCTCTGACATTGTGATGTTTAGGACTCAGTATTGAGTACGAATTTTTACGGATTCGGTCTACCCGGTCCTATATATGCTTCCTGAAATGGGTCATATTTGTTCCATGCGAAAATTCGTTCTCATATCGATCCTATCTACTCTGTCCATTGCCGTTCACGGACAGGAATTGATGCGATCAGATGATGTCTATATCCATATGAAGAGCGATGCGCCCTTAGAGGTTATAGAAGCAGAGAGCAGCGAGTGCCTGGGAATCATGGAGATAGAACGATCCTCCTTCCTGTTCAAGGTCAAGATCCGATCGTTCGAGGGATTCAACAGTCCACTGCAGAGAGAGCATTTCAATGAGAACTATATGGAATCGGATAGATTTCCAGATGCGCTTTTCAAAGGCTTTATACTCTCAGATATCGGAAACTTGGATTCTACATGGAATTCCATTCAGGTCAAAGGAACCCTTTCTGTGCACGGAGTGGATAAGGAACGTGTGTTGGATATAGAAATGAGAAGAACGGCTGATGATCTCATCGAGTTCCGAGGAACCTTCGAGGTCAGACTGGATGATCATGATATCTCCGTGCCTCGGATCGTCTATCAGAAGATTGCCGAAGTGATCAGCATCACTGTACGAGGCTCGCTCCAATGAGAGTACTTCTCCATATTGCCTGTTTTTCTACGATACTGGCCATCCATGCCCAAAAGCCCCATTTCACTCCGGTAGAATCCTTGGAAGGGGTATCTGTCACTCAGATGGAACAGGACCAACAAGGCCTGCTTCATCTCCTTGCGAAGGGAAGTCATATGACCTATGATGGCATGGATATTCAAGTATTTCATGATGCGGATTCTTTGAGCTTCAATTATATGACGCAATTGGAGTCTGCTACTCTATTGGGCACCGCTCAAGGGGCTCTTTACCGGAAATCTCCTGTAGGTCCCTATATGCGTCTCGCAAGCTTCTCCAGTGGGATTGAATTGATTGCGCCACTATCCCCAGATTCCATACTGATCATCCTTCAAAATGGAGAGACCCAACTCTATCGACCATCGACAGCTGCGTATTCTCTCCTAGAACTGCCGACCGATATCGGTATGAGCAATGATATATTGGTATCCGATGAGACCCTCTACTTCGCCACAGACCGAGGATTGTGGAGCTGCAATCCCCGATTGGAGGAATGGCAGAACTATGCCGAGCTGAAGAATAAGATAGTCACAGATCTCTCTTCCGCAGGAGACAAAAATCTGCTTATAGCCCTATATGATGGTGAGATCGCCTCATTGGATATACAGAATGCGGAGGTGGAATTCGTGCTCTCGGGACTAGAGCCCGTGCAACAGATCGTCCATTGCCCCGATCGCCTACTGATCTACCATGGAGACCGACTGATGATCCACCATTTGGACACAGCAGTCATGTCTGACAGAAGTTATGACATGGAGTGGCCCAACATTCAGTGTATGTACGTGGATGACGAATGGAATCTTTGGATTGGTAGTTCTACAGGCGTATCCAAGGCTCCCCTTCATTTCGGCCACTGGCTTTCAGAGCCTGATTCCGAGGTGCGTGCACTCGGCTATGCGGATGGCGATATCTACTATGGTACGGATAGAGGAGTATTCCGAAGCGGCTCAGAAGGAGAAGAGTTGATCATGGAATCCAATGTCTCATGCATGGATATAGACCAAGGGATCAAGGCGGTAGGAACATTCAATGATGGCTTATTCATCGCCATGGGCAGCAGCGGCTTTCAGCAAGTACAGGGACTTGTGGAATCCACCGTTCTCGCTGTGGAGATCCTATCCGATGCTCGGATCCTGGTGAGCACCTTGGGCGGAACACAATATGTGCATTGGAAAAATGGAAGCTTTGAAGCCGTAGAGCAGTTACATGATCTGGATACCTATTATATCTTGACCATACATGAGGCCCATGGGGGAAACATATTCCTTGGAACAGATAGAAAAGGTCTAATCCTTCTGAAGGAAGGCAAGGCCATTCATTCCAATGAAGTGGAAGGTGATGTATTAGGCACGGTACATGGCATCGCTGGCGATGGAGAAGCCCGTATACTATTGACCACGGCAGATCACGGTGTGGTCTCATATGTCGATCATGAATTGTCCAAGGTGCCAAGCCCACACGAGCAATGGTCAGAGTACACCAGCATCGTGCAGGTCAATGAAGAGGAGTTCCTCTTGATCGGAAGTGAAGAAGTAGCGGTCTATCGATCGTATGACAATGAACTGATGGCCTTCGATGAAGAGATCGGTATCGGTGGTGCAAAGGCCTTCAATAATAACTATGTCAAAATAGGTGAGCGAATCCTCTTCGAGCAATCTGGGAATCTGTATCTCTACTACGCCCGATCACAAACAGCCAGAAGTGCAAGTAAGACCATGCTCTTGAGCGCAGAAGCCGATCTACGTCCGATAGATGCGAAGAATGCCCATTTGAAGGAGGATGAGAACAGTGTTCAATTCAAATTCAATGGCCTATTATATCGCAATCCAGAAAAACTTTATTTCCAATACAGACTCGATGGCTTCGACTCTGATTGGCGCGTCACTCAAGACCGTGTGGTCACCTACCCGAATCTTGATCCGGGCAGCTATGAATTCGTACTGCGTTCAGGACATGATAGAGCGAACTTCAATGGAGAAGAAGTACGTTTCCCCTTTCAGATCCAGAGGTATTTCTATAACACCTTTTGGTTCAGATCCTTGATGCTCTTACTTTTTCTTGGGTTCATTATCTGGGCATGGAGAAGAAGGGTCAAGAGTCAATTCCTCAATCAACGACTGGAACTCCTACAGAGTCAAAGCAGACTCATGGGACTCAAAGCACAACTCAACCCGCATTTCCTCTTCAACAGTTTCAACACCATCATCGGCCTCACCGAAGAAGACCCTGCACGGAGTGTCGAATTCACCGAATTATTGACCGATTTCTATCGCATGGTCATCGAAGTGACAGAGGAAGAGACCATCCCGATAGAGAAGGAAATGGACTTGGTACGTTGTTATATCCAATTGCTCCAGATACGTTTCGATGGTGCCCTCGATATCCAGTTTCAAGGAGAATTCACCGACTTCGACATTCCCCCTATGACACTGCAGCTTCTTATTGAGAATGCGGTCAAGCACAACAGGGCTGAAAAGGCAGAACCCTTGCACATCGAAATACACAGAGAAGCTGATTTGCTCAGTGTGAAGAATGACAAGAGGCCCAAA contains the following coding sequences:
- a CDS encoding T9SS type A sorting domain-containing protein; its protein translation is MKTICTFIFSLAIALGMAQWPQYSIGTTLELGGVHVFSNGDVLIAGEMGLMKRSSDCGSTWTDVDITYLNDIGKFYFIDQNTGYVLGDDAAFGKTTDGGLTWTFSNTPASDDLEGLYFLNADMGWMVGKEGNIIHTSDGGATWMTQSSGSPARLHGVHFIDEMHGIVCGRDNTLLTTDNGGQTWTPLILATSGDMKDIAFAQGSAYIAAEGGLYRLNSTWDNVEFIAIDPNSEFEDVYFHNESIGWACGGPGKVMATNNGGETWIDIGIEGSPFELSAIHGQSFNQAFTVGEFGQINGVCTAVGLEGADFSETPWSVHYASDGTLHILFPDQGPRQPRFQIMDITGAMIAEESLTPLSSQNMYSIPAPDVAGVYLISMIEAGAIQTKRIVIHE
- a CDS encoding histidine kinase, yielding MRVLLHIACFSTILAIHAQKPHFTPVESLEGVSVTQMEQDQQGLLHLLAKGSHMTYDGMDIQVFHDADSLSFNYMTQLESATLLGTAQGALYRKSPVGPYMRLASFSSGIELIAPLSPDSILIILQNGETQLYRPSTAAYSLLELPTDIGMSNDILVSDETLYFATDRGLWSCNPRLEEWQNYAELKNKIVTDLSSAGDKNLLIALYDGEIASLDIQNAEVEFVLSGLEPVQQIVHCPDRLLIYHGDRLMIHHLDTAVMSDRSYDMEWPNIQCMYVDDEWNLWIGSSTGVSKAPLHFGHWLSEPDSEVRALGYADGDIYYGTDRGVFRSGSEGEELIMESNVSCMDIDQGIKAVGTFNDGLFIAMGSSGFQQVQGLVESTVLAVEILSDARILVSTLGGTQYVHWKNGSFEAVEQLHDLDTYYILTIHEAHGGNIFLGTDRKGLILLKEGKAIHSNEVEGDVLGTVHGIAGDGEARILLTTADHGVVSYVDHELSKVPSPHEQWSEYTSIVQVNEEEFLLIGSEEVAVYRSYDNELMAFDEEIGIGGAKAFNNNYVKIGERILFEQSGNLYLYYARSQTARSASKTMLLSAEADLRPIDAKNAHLKEDENSVQFKFNGLLYRNPEKLYFQYRLDGFDSDWRVTQDRVVTYPNLDPGSYEFVLRSGHDRANFNGEEVRFPFQIQRYFYNTFWFRSLMLLLFLGFIIWAWRRRVKSQFLNQRLELLQSQSRLMGLKAQLNPHFLFNSFNTIIGLTEEDPARSVEFTELLTDFYRMVIEVTEEETIPIEKEMDLVRCYIQLLQIRFDGALDIQFQGEFTDFDIPPMTLQLLIENAVKHNRAEKAEPLHIEIHREADLLSVKNDKRPKATSPHSLGVGLNNLRSRYELLFKKEIVIKEDSTHFEVMLPIADS
- a CDS encoding YceI family protein — translated: MRKFVLISILSTLSIAVHGQELMRSDDVYIHMKSDAPLEVIEAESSECLGIMEIERSSFLFKVKIRSFEGFNSPLQREHFNENYMESDRFPDALFKGFILSDIGNLDSTWNSIQVKGTLSVHGVDKERVLDIEMRRTADDLIEFRGTFEVRLDDHDISVPRIVYQKIAEVISITVRGSLQ